A segment of the Fusobacterium simiae genome:
TGGTTAAATGCTGGAGCAAGCTATGAAAGAAATATAGGTTTAAATGCTCCTGTAATTACAACACTGGAAAAAGGTGTATATTTTGATTCTGGTACAGGTAGAGGCATTGGAGTAGAAATTAGAGTTACAGATGAAAATAAAGAGAATCTTTTAGAAAAAATATCTCCAATAGCATTAAAGAAATTATTAAAGGATACAAATTGGATAAAAAATGAATTTGGTAATATACAACTTGAAGCAGGTAAGACAAATAATTTTGGAGAACTTGTGGGCTTTTACTTTGCTTTAAATTGTGCTAAAGCATTAAAATACAATGTTATTTCTGGAGATAGTCGTTTAGTTATTGATTATTGGTCTTTAGGTAGATTTCATGAAAGTAATTTAGAATTAGATACTATAAATTATATAAATAAAGTTATTTTACTAAGAAAGGAATTTGAAAAAAATAAAGGAGTGGTAAAACATATCTCTGGAGATATCAATCCAGCAGATTTAGGTTTTCATAAATAGGAGGTTTTAAATTGGAGGATAAATTTGTATTGTTTAGTAGTCAACATTTTATAACAATGGCGATTGGCTTTGCTT
Coding sequences within it:
- a CDS encoding ribonuclease H family protein — protein: MAKQKYYAYFFNEKNNGIVDTWIECEKIVQGTKARYKSFIDKSVAQDWLNAGASYERNIGLNAPVITTLEKGVYFDSGTGRGIGVEIRVTDENKENLLEKISPIALKKLLKDTNWIKNEFGNIQLEAGKTNNFGELVGFYFALNCAKALKYNVISGDSRLVIDYWSLGRFHESNLELDTINYINKVILLRKEFEKNKGVVKHISGDINPADLGFHK